The Halanaerobiales bacterium genome contains the following window.
CAGGATGTTCTTTTATTATTTCCCATTCTTTAGCAGTTAATCTTCCAGACTTAGTTAATATATCTTCAGATATTGTTGTTTTACCTATATCATGTAAAGTAGCCAATAATGATAATTTGTTCATTTCTGAATTGGAAAGATTTAATTTTTCTCCTAAATCATAAGCTAAGTTAGTCATTCTCATCGCATGTTCTTTAGTTTCTGAACTTTTTGCGGCTAAAGTATTTATTAAATTTTGAACAATTTTATTGCTGGCACTTCTACTTTCAGAAAGTTTATTTTGATACATATTATCATCAGCTTTTTCTAATATTTTATCTAGCAATTCTTCTTTTTTATTTTTTGTAGCTATTCCCATTCCAATTGAAATCGGAATATTTTTTTCACTTAGTTCTTTATTTTTTTCTTTTATTCTTTGCATTATTTTTTTGGCCTTTTTTTCTGGAGTTTGTGGCAATAAAATAACAAATTCATCTCCTGCCCAGCGTGCTACAATATCTTCACTGCGAAGAGATTTTTTTAAGATTTTAGCAGTTTTGACTAATAATTTATCTCCTGTATTATGGCCATATGTATCATTGATGATTTTTAAGCCATTTACATCAGCCATAATAATACTTATAGGTAATTGTCTTTTGGTATCAAGCCTTTTCATTTCTTCTTCAAAATATCTCCTATTATATAAATCTGTTAATGTATCTCTGTAGGATAAATATTTTATCCTTTTTTCCTTATTTTTTCTTTCAGTTATATCTAACTGCATTGAGATTAATCCTTTTTCACCGTTGGGTAGTTTTATACTTGTTTCATTTAATTGATATCTTCTGATTTCGCCATTTTTTATTCTAGTTTTTGTTTCATATTTTATTTCTTGGTCATTTTCAATGATTTTTTTAATATTTTCATGAGCTTCTTCTCTCTTTTCAGGTAAAACAAATTTATCAAAAACATTGCTTCCTTCTAATTCATCTTTAGAATAACCTGACATTTTACTCATCATTTTATTTGCTTCAATAATATTACCATTTCTATCTTCTAATATAATTCCTACTGGTGATGCACTAAAAACAGTTTTGTATTTTTCTTTATTAGCTTTCATATTTACTTTTGCTTTTTTTCTTTCAGTTATATCTTTAGCAAAGGCAAACTCGTATTCTTTATCTCCATATTTAAAATATTGACTTGTTATCTCAACTGGAATATCTTTTCCATCCTTAGTTATATATTTTCTTTCATAGGTAATAGATATTGAGTTTTTTATTTGTTTCCAGAATTTTTCTCTATCTACATAAACATCAGTTTTAAGAAACATTTTTGCATCTTTTCCAATTATCTCATTTCTTTTATATCCTAATTTTTCTAAAACAGTTTGATTAACATAGTCTGTTATACCTTCAGGTGTAGTTCTAAAAATAAGTAAATTGGAATTATTAACAGTAAAATTCATCATTTCAAGTTCTTTTCTCTGCTTTACTTTTTCAGCTATTTCATTAAAAAGAGTTGTAAAATATCCTTTTTGCTGACTATAAGCTTGAACCTGATACCAGCTGTCTAGAGGGGCAGAATATTCTTCAAAAGATTTATTTCCTCCATTTAAAGCAAGTTCACCATAAAATTTAATCCAGTCAAATGAACTTTCTGTAATACTAGCCAAAACTTCAGTTGCTTTTTTGTTAATAACCTCTTCTTTTTTTAATCCTGTAAACTCTTCAAATTTACTATTAACATCAAGAAAAATATAATCAACTGGATTTTTATTTTTATCATAAATTACTTTATGATGGGCAAAAGCTAGCGGCATATTTTTAATCAAAGCTTTACTATTATAATAATTTTGCTCCATTATATTTACAACTCCTCATTATAACATACTTAAATATTAATGTAATAGTTTTTATTTACTTAATATTTAATTTCTCTAAATGACTAATTATTCCTTCAATATGAAGATACTAATCTAGTTTAATAAAAAATAAGGACCTACTCTAGGTCCTTATTTTTCTATTCTATTAAGTATTTTGTTTTTAATCTTTAAAGCGAATCATTTTCAAATTATTACCATTTATACTATGATTGGGAGTAATAACTATTGCCTCTAAAAAAGTTATTTCATCATCATTCATATAATGCTGAGAAGAATTTAATAAACTAAGATATAGTGATTGCCCTTCGTAATCAGCTTTAGCTCGAATATAAATACTAGAAAAATTTTCAAATCTAGTAACACATATTACATTAGGATCTTTTCCTTCAGGTATATTATTATAATTAACTCTATAATCTGGAATCTGATTGATAATTAATTTTTTAGAAATACCAGAAAATTCAACTACACCACGATAGAAATCATAACTAGTAGCAGGGTCATATTCATCTTCTTTACTACCAATAAATTCTTGAATATCAATAACTACTTCCGGTTTCAGGTCCTGCAAAACCCAGCTGCTAACAAAATAATCACCAGGAACACCTTCACTAAAATCCCACTCATCAGATTTTTCAGCCACTACAGATAAAGGCTGTGTTAAAATCACAGCAATTATCAATAATAAAATAATTAAAAACACTCTGTTTTTCATAATAATAACCTCTTTTCTTAAGTATGTACTAAAAATATTAATGTTTACTATTTATGAGGTTATGTATTATAATTAGCTATTATAAGTATTATTTCCTTCTTCCTTTTTATATTTTTTTGAATTCTATAAACTTTTTTGCTAATTCAAGATCAAATTGACTGCCAGCAGAAGCTATCTTATAACCTCTTTCTGGTAAGAACATTTTAAATTATATTCATAAAAATTATAGAAATAAAATAAAAAAAG
Protein-coding sequences here:
- a CDS encoding PAS domain S-box protein, encoding MEQNYYNSKALIKNMPLAFAHHKVIYDKNKNPVDYIFLDVNSKFEEFTGLKKEEVINKKATEVLASITESSFDWIKFYGELALNGGNKSFEEYSAPLDSWYQVQAYSQQKGYFTTLFNEIAEKVKQRKELEMMNFTVNNSNLLIFRTTPEGITDYVNQTVLEKLGYKRNEIIGKDAKMFLKTDVYVDREKFWKQIKNSISITYERKYITKDGKDIPVEITSQYFKYGDKEYEFAFAKDITERKKAKVNMKANKEKYKTVFSASPVGIILEDRNGNIIEANKMMSKMSGYSKDELEGSNVFDKFVLPEKREEAHENIKKIIENDQEIKYETKTRIKNGEIRRYQLNETSIKLPNGEKGLISMQLDITERKNKEKRIKYLSYRDTLTDLYNRRYFEEEMKRLDTKRQLPISIIMADVNGLKIINDTYGHNTGDKLLVKTAKILKKSLRSEDIVARWAGDEFVILLPQTPEKKAKKIMQRIKEKNKELSEKNIPISIGMGIATKNKKEELLDKILEKADDNMYQNKLSESRSASNKIVQNLINTLAAKSSETKEHAMRMTNLAYDLGEKLNLSNSEMNKLSLLATLHDIGKTTISEDILTKSGRLTAKEWEIIKEHPERGYKIASASEEFALVAEEILAHHEHWDGNGYPRGLEKKDIPYLARIISIIDAYDVMTNERPYSKAISNKEALTEIQSCSGSQFDPELAKLFIELKNSQ